Proteins from a single region of Coregonus clupeaformis isolate EN_2021a chromosome 35, ASM2061545v1, whole genome shotgun sequence:
- the LOC121568904 gene encoding histone-lysine N-methyltransferase SETD1A-like, with protein sequence MDPDSEPDTQRAFSLQWKSYKLIQDPAIRRVNNKIYMIQCIQKDSGFPPVGDLRDPRPRRIMPRHTEMALPVPKFKLDEFYVGPIPLKEVTFAHLNDNIKEPFLAKM encoded by the exons ATGGATCCAGACAGTGAGCCTGATACACAACGAGCATTCAGTTTGCAATGGAAGAGTTATAAGCTCATCCAAGACCCAGCCATCCGGAGGGTTAACAACAAAATATacatgatacagtgcattcagaaa GACTCGGGGTTCCCCCCAGTGGGAGATTTGCGGGACCCTCGACCTCGTAGGATCATGCCCAGGCACACAGAGATGGCCCTGCCAGTGCCTAAGTTCAAG CTAGATGAGTTCTACGTGGGCCCCATTCCCCTCAAGGAAGTGACCTTCGCTCACCTCAATGACAACATCAAGGAACCCTTCCTGGCCAAGATGTAG
- the LOC121568902 gene encoding DDB1- and CUL4-associated factor 7, with product MSLHGKRKEIYKYEAPWTVYAMNWSVRPDKRFRLALGSFVEEYNNKVQIVGLEEESSEFICRNTFDHPYPTTKIMWIPDSKGVYPDLLATSGDYLRIWRVSDTETRLECLLNNNKNSDFCAPLTSFDWNEVDPNLLGTSSIDTTCTIWGLETGQVLGRVNLVSGHVKTQLIAHDKEVYDIAFSRAGGGRDMFASVGADGSVRMFDLRHLEHSTIIYEDPQHHPLLRLCWNKQDPNYLATMAMDGMEVVILDVRVPCTPVARLNNHRACVNGIAWAPHSSCHICTAADDHQALIWDIQQMPRAIEDPILAYTAEGEINNVQWASTQPDWIAIGYNNCLEILRV from the exons ATGTCGCTCCACGGTAAGCGAAAAGAGATCTACAAATACGAAGCGCCATGGACGGTGTATGCAATGAACTGGAGCGTTCGTCCCGACAAGCGCTTTCGCCTGGCCCTTGGAAGTTTCGTTGAAGAATATAACAATAAG GTGCAGATTGTGGGTCTGGAGGAGGAGAGTTCAGAGTTCATCTGCAGGAACACCTTTGACCACCCCTACCCCACCACCAAGATCATGTGGATCCCGGACAGCAAGGGTGTTTATCCAGACCTGCTTGCCACTAGCGGGGACTACCTGCGCATCTGGAGG GTCAGTGACACAGAGACGCGTCTGGAATGTTTGCTGAATAACAACAAGAACTCTGACTTCTGTGCCCCACTCACCTCGTTTGACTGGAATGAAGTGGATCCTAATCTACTGG GCACCTCCAGCATTGACACCACCTGTACTATCTGGGGGTTGGAGACTGGCCAGGTGCTGGGCAGAGTCAACCTCGTATCAGGCCATGTCAAGACCCAGCTCATTGCTCATGACAAAGAG GTGTATGACATCGCGTTCAGCCGCGCAGGCGGTGGTCGGGACATGTTTGCGTCGGTCGGAGCAGACGGCTCAGTACGCATGTTTGACCTGCGGCACCTGGAGCACAGCACCATTATCTATGAAGACCCCCAGCACCACCCCCTACTGCGCCTCTGCTGGAACAAACAGGACCCCAACTACCTGGCCACCATGGCTATGGACGGCATGGAG GTTGTGATTCTGGACGTGCGTGTTCCCTGCACGCCGGTGGCCCGCCTCAACAACCACCGGGCCTGTGTCAACGGCATCGCCTGGGCTCCCCACTCCTCCTGTCACATCTGCACTGCAG CCGACGACCACCAGGCGCTGATATGGGACATCCAGCAAATGCCCAGGGCCATCGAGGACCCTATTCTGGCCTACACGGCCGAAGGAGAGATCAACAACGTCCAGTGGGCCTCCACCCAGCCTGACTGGATCGCCATCGGCTACAACAACTGCCTGGAGATCCTGCGGGTCTAA
- the LOC121568903 gene encoding PAT complex subunit CCDC47 codes for MRSVYLLLPALLLLLALPVSRGRYNDDFDDGEDLADFADDNDFAEFEDVSEDTAAEPETAPPTRAAPPAQPAEEDEDEATVELEEDGQEDGFEDSDTQDQDMYSKYDPDEFDGMEKPSQSLKDPLIIHTVPAHLQNSWESYYMEILMVTGLLAYIMNYIIGKNKNSRLATAWFNSHRELLESNFALVGDDGTSKDAVSTGKLNQENEHIYNLWCSGRVCCEGMLIQLKFVKRQDLLNVLARMMRPVCDQVQIKVTLNDEDMDTFVFAVGTKKAMARMQKEMQDLSEFCSDKPKSGAKYGLPELLAILTEMGEVTDGVMDSKMVHYITNHADKIESIHFSDQFSGPKVVQEDGQPLKLPETKKTLLFTFNVPGMGNTSPKDMDTLLPLMNMVIYSIDKVKKLRLNREGKQKADKNRARVEENFLKQTHNQRQEAAQTRREEKKRAEKERIMSEEDPERQRRLEEAAQRRDQKKIEKKQMKMKQIKVKAM; via the exons ATGAGGAGTGTGTACCTCCTGCTGCCCGCGCTGCTGCTTCTCCTGGCACTGCCCGTCTCCAGGGGACGCTACAACGATGACTTTGACGATGGGGAAGACCTGGCAGACTTTGCAGACGACAATGACTTTGCTGAGTTTGAGGATGTGAGTGAGGACACTGCGGCCGAGCCAGAGACGGCCCCTCCAACCCGTGCGGCCCCCCCTGCTCAGCCTGCTGAGGAAGATGAGGACGAGGCCACAGTGGAGCTGGAGGAAGACGGACAGGAGGACGGCTTTGAGGACTCCGATACACAG GATCAAGACATGTACAGCAAGTACGATCCAGACGAGTTTGATGGCATGGAGAAGCCCAGCCAGTCCCTCAAAGACCCCCTGATCATCCACACA GTGCCGGCCCACCTTCAGAACAGCTGGGAGAGCTACTACATGGAAATTCTAATGGTGACGGGCCTGCTGGCCTATATCATGAACTACATCATCGGCAAGAACAAGAACAGCCGTCTGGCCACAGCCTGGTTCAACTCCCACAGAGAGCTGCTGGAGAGCAACTTTGCCCTGGTGGGTGACGATGGCACCAGTAAGGATGCAGTGAGCACCGGGAAGCTGAACCAGGAGAATGAGCACATCTACAACCTGTGGTGCTCAGGTCGAGTGTGCTGTGAGGGCATGCTCATCCAGCTTAAG TTTGTGAAGAGGCAGGACCTGCTGAATGTACTGGCCAGGATGATGAGGCCAGTCTGTGATCAAGTG CAAATCAAAGTTACTCTGAATGATGAGGACATGGATACGTTTGTGTTTGCTGTGGGCACCAAAAAGGCCATGGCCCGGATGCAGAAGGAGATGCAGGACTTG AGTGAGTTCTGCAGTGACAAGCCCAAGTCAGGGGCCAAGTACGGCCTTCCTGAGCTCCTGGCCATCCTGACAGAGATGGGTGAGGTCACGGACGGTGTGATGGACAGCAAA ATGGTTCATTATATCACCAACCATGCTGACAAGATAGAGTCCATCCATTTCTCTGACCAATTTTCTGGTCCAAAAGTTGTGCAAGA AGATGGACAGCCCTTAAAGCTGCCTGAGACCAAGAAGACGCTGCTGTTTACATTTAATG TGCCTGGCATGGGCAACACGTCTCCTAAAGACATGGACACTCTGCTACCCCTGATGAACATGGTCATCTACAGCATCGACAAGGTCAAGAAGCTCCGCCTCAACAGAGAG GGAAAACAGAAGGCAGATAAGAACCGTGCCCGTGTGGAGGAGAACTTCCTGAAGCAGACCCACAATCAGCGCCAGGAGGCTGCTCAGACCCGGCGGGAGGAGAAGAAAAGGGCTGAGAAGGAGAGGATCATGAGCGAGGAGGATCCTGAGAGACAGCGCCGCCTGGAG GAGGCTGCTCAACGTCGTGATCAGAAGAAGATTGAGAAGAAGCAGATGAAGATGAAGCAGATCAAAGTCAAAGCCATGTGA